A stretch of DNA from Macrotis lagotis isolate mMagLag1 chromosome X, bilby.v1.9.chrom.fasta, whole genome shotgun sequence:
gTCAGGCCTAGCAGGAAAGGGCTTCTGGTGCCCTGCCGGCATCGGTGGGCATAGGCCCTGGGGAAAAAGCAAGGATGCTTGCCTTCTCACTATTACAGCTTAAATGTGCCCAATTTTAGTCGACTTTTCTCCCAAAGTAACGATCGGCTCAGCAGCTGCTGGTGAGGGGGTGGAAGAAAGGCAGCTGGAGAGTGGAGTGGTCAACTTGGCAGAGTGCTGACCCTGCTCTGTTGGCTCCCTCCCCAGCGTCAGCTACTTGGAGAAACCCCTCCCAACACTGGACAATGAGCTAGATGCTCGGTTAGCAAAGGGGATACATCCGGAATCATGAAAAGGCGGACACGGCAAGTAGCACAATGTGGTTTTGGTTTTAGAGCAGcttcaaacaaacaaaaggaaaccTCCATGCAAACAAGTCCAGTGGGGCGGCAGGTCCCCACCCTCCCTGCCTGTGGACAACAGCTAACTAACAAAGCTTAGTTCTGGGGAGGATAGATGAACAGATGTGGCATCTGCCACATATTGTACCGTTTTTCTATCACATCACTTTCCTGCCAATTTGGTGTTAGAAAGTTAAAAGATCTTTCAGTACCATCAGTAAAGTCCCGAAAGGGTTTTCTAGTCCAGCTGGGTAtgtgtatccatatatatatctctctctctctctatatatatatatatattatgtcactgtataatatatatatatatataataatttctatatattttatataaattacatatacatataaataagatGCTTTCAAGTTGCCATTTACATCGCACTGTTCAGAGCTTCAAGACAGTGACACAGATGTGGGAGCAACGCCCTGGGAGCTCATGGTCATGTGTTTTCTGTCCTGAGTCTATTGACAACCCATCAGCCTCCTTTCTCTGCTGCTTGGtttgtaaagaaaaaacaatgagtGATGGAGTGGTGCCGGAGCTGCTCCTGGGAAGGTCCATGCAGGAATGGGCACAGTCACGTGATGAGCGAGATGACATCATCCCAACAAAAAGAAACAGGACTAGAAAACTCAATTTTGCAACAGAtctaaaaaagggggacaggaacaGTAGTCATTTGTTCTCCCCGGAGGgacaggaaggaggaggagggagggggctTGGGTTCTGCTCACAAGAAAATGGTTTGGGGAGAAGGGCTGGGAGGAGGCGCGGGGAGGCGATGGTCTTCAGAGTTTTTCAGGAGATGGGACCCAAATGTAGTGCCCAGACTGGTCCTCGAtaatttgtttgattttgttataAATTTCCTCCAGTGAGTCGCCCTGTACAATggctaaagagaagagaaaagttaTCACTGCACCCCATCTGGGAGCTTTCCTCCCCTACTCCCCACATATGGCTGGTGACTGGCTTGGAAATGGCTTCTTCGCCATTGGAATAACCAAAGCAAATGCTTAGTTAACAGGTCAGTGAAAATCAAGAAGGAAAGTAGGGAAAAGTCAGCTCTGGCTGCTGCTCTCTTGGCATGGGGGTTCACTAATGAGTTTGAGCATCTGATGAAACAAATTCAATCTCAGTTCTTTCACCTGGCACTTGGAGAGGGACTTGAACTCCAAAACAACAAGTCGTTTTACCTGTGAAGTACTCGCCAAACTCCTGCTCCAGTTTCAGGGCCTTGTCAAAGATCTTGTTTGCTTGTTCATATGTCTGTCTTCGGTTCATTTCCCTGTTGGACACAGTTGGGAGAGAATGAACCATCATCAGGGAAGGGTCTACTTACATTTCCCAGCAGGCAAAGGGCTGtctgttctccccccccccatctatgGGAACACTTACACAAGGGCTTCCACAGACTTGGGCTTGATGAACACAGCCACAGGGTAGAGTTGAGCTTGCTGCAGCCGTTTGATGGCATTGCCAGACACATCTAAGATGCAGTGCTTcccctggaggagaaaggggagcTATAAAGAAACCTCAGAGAAGGACCTGGACCTAACATCCCTTGGACCCTGActtggaggaaaaagaaaaatgaaattgatagCTGAGCCCCCCTCAAAACCAGGGAGGAAGCAGGTGACTAGAGCAATCTTCTCTTGAGCAGCTGGAGCCTTGGTCCTATTTGTATCTGTCTCTGTCCATGTCTCAGTCTGGCCTCCACTGGTACTATCAACAGACTGCTGCCCAACTGCTATTTCTCAAGAAACACAGCTCGGGGTCTTGGTGGTCTGCTGTCCCAGGCTGTTTCCTGCCCACAAGAGTcagtctgtgtctgtgtctgtctgtctgtctctctctctctccttcccaagTGGGTGAATTTTTCAGGTGAGAGGCCAGAAGGCAATCATAAAAAGATGCTCAGAGGGACTCATTCACTCACCCTCTCTGCCACTGCTCGCACTGACTGGATGCTGGTTCCATAGAGATTGTCGTTGAATTGCCCTGCTTCTATGAACTTATTTTCCTGGATGTCCTTCTCCATCTGCTCCCGAGATACCACAAAGTGATAGTCCTGGCCATCCACCTCATTTTCTCTTCGAGGCCGAGTGGTGTCTAAAAGAGGAATATGAATCTAGGGCAGGCTGGTTGGCCCCTCGGGATCAGAGAGTGTCTTGCACCCTCCtttgaagaggaaaagggagcCCCAGAGCAGTGTGGCTTCCCACTACATTGAGAGCACAGAGTTCAGGTCAAGTTTTCCTGCTGCACAATCCCAACAATATCCCAACACAAGGGCTCTGGAGCCCTGGCAACAGCCTCCTCTCTTAAGAAACATTAAGAAGGACCAAGTGACTCAGGGACCTATCTTGGGGTTCTTACGTGGTACACAGGAGCCAAATTTATGTGGAAACTCAGAAATCAGATCATCATTGACTCGATCCTTCATGGGGCCCAGGATGATCACTGGCCTTGCATAGTGAACTAGAGAGAAAGCACATATTTACAAGGTGAATGCCTAGTCAGGAGGGCTTCCCCCCAACCTAAGGGGAAATCTTGATTCAGAACACAGGGAACTCTAAGCTCTATATCCTCTAGGCCTATCAAAGCCCCATTTACTGGAGAAGGCTCAAGTTGATAGCAGTAGGTCTACCTTGTGATGAACAGTTGAACAAGATCCCAAGAGCCAAAGAACTGGTGGAAGGACAGAGGAGATCCAGGTCTTTCTGTCCATTAACCCATGCAAACCACCCACCCTCACTCATCTTGAGGGATTTGTCCCCTTCCATGAGTGGGCACGAAAGGCCAATGCTCAACTGCCTTAGCCAAATAATGGGATAAGGTAGTGGTTCCTGCTCCCCTGGGGCCCTTCCTTCAGGTCCCCACTGGGGCTTACTTTCTTGCCGTGTCACTGGCTCATAGGATAAAATTGTGTCCTCCTGTCCTTCtgtaacaaagaaggaaaaacttattagggttttttttttaggtttttgcaaggcaaatggggttaagtggcttgctcaaggccacacgccTAGGTaactattaactgtctgaggccagatttgaacttgggtcctcctgactccagggcctgagctctagccactataccacctagctgccccttattagGGTTTCTTAAGCCACTTCCCAACCAGGTTCAGAAACCAACTCCAAGGGTTCTGAATCAGTGATTTGTCTCTGTCTTTTCAGGCTCCTGGTGAAATGGAAAGTTCTGTGGCCCAAATCCCACACTGTAAGAGAGAGGAGTAGAGGCAGATGCAGTGCCAGAACCTCCCTGGCCTTCACAGATAATGAAGAGTCTGGCTCCGAGGCCCCCCTGAACATTCCCTTTCAACGTGGCCAGCTTCAGCCCGGCCTCTAAAGGCCTTTGAGGCCCTCTATCTGGACCTCCTCCTAAGGTTGCTGTTAaggtacaaagagaaaaaaagcactCTGTGGAGGGAATGGAATCTAGGGATGCATTCTAGAAAAACCAAGTCCTGGTTGCTCCCTGGATCCAGAGTTCTGgagagctccttgaaggcaggaaggaTTTCCACCACACTGAACACACAAACGCTTGCTGCTGGAAATGAATTTGGGGCCTCAGCACCTCGCCAATGTTAAACTACCATGTGTTAAAGGCAGGCTGCTGCCAAGCCTTTCTGGGTGTGCACATGAGCAcaccacctccccccccccccaaggggaATCGGTCACAGCATCTCCAAGATCTCAAATGGGAGTAGTCGGGGGCACACTGATCTGACCAGAAGCAATTGCCATGCACcagaggaatgaatgaaaatggtGAGCATGGCAGATGAAGCCACAAGACACAGGAAAGACACACACTTACTAGAACTGCTTTCGCTGTCACTGGTGTTGGATGTCACGCCCTCTGCAAGCCAACAAGAAAGAGACTCCAATTCAGAACACACCATtgaggggtcacacagctgtcaCAAAACTCCAATGTTCTGAGAGACAAGACACTGAGGTGGGAGCAAAGCCAGCTTGGGGAGCAAGAGAAGGAATTGCCCGGGCCTCTGGCCACAGAGCACCTAGGAGGCAGTCAACAAGGTGCTCATTTTCAGAGGAAAAGGAGAACGCCATTACTATTAGTAAGCATGGCTTCCATCCATTTTCTAACAGCAATCGATCTGTTGGAGCTGGACAGAGATGGgtttgagagagggagagaaagccAGCTTTCTTCCTTGTCTGTTTCCCAACTGTTCCAGACCAAGACAAGTTACAAGTTTCTGGCCCCCAGATTTTTCTCCTCCCACTGCTGCTAGGGTAGGAAAGCTTCACTGAGCCTGACCGAAggtgaagaggaaagggaaatgggCTAATTTTTAGCTCCCACCACAAGCCAGACAAACATGTTGTGACATGAATGGACAAACAGGAACACGCAGTGGACTGGACAGCTTGAGGTGGGGGAGGTGCAAGCCAGAGCAGAGAAGCCAGAACCAATTCCATGGGGCACAAAcacccctttctccccctccacCAGTGTGGGCACATGAAGATGAGACATGAACAGACTGAAGAGAGAGGTCAGGCAAACAGCTTTTGTTTCAGCCAAGACAACACTGTTCTGTGGATGCTGTGGCCGCCCCCCCATGACTCCCAGAGAGATTTTCCTCTGGGGACTACCCTAGTGAAGTCCATGGCCCCCAGAAGGATTTGTCTTCCTCTGGCCTCTGATCCTCCTGTTACTTGCTCTTTTTGTCCCTACTCCGGTATTACTTCCACAATTGAGAGGTCAGTACCTTCCCAGGAACCACCACCCAAAACAGCTGGTCCACCCCCCCCATCTCTGTTTGGCACAGTCACTGTGCAGTCTCAGCCCTTTAGGCAGGGCTTACATTCACTGGTCTGATCCCAGGAGCTGTGGCTGCTCCAGGTGGGCTGAGtgctctaccccccccccccccccccccccccccccccgccaagtaCCACCAAGCAACCAGTGTCCCTCTGTCCCTTCTGCACATCAAGACTCCTGAGCACAGGGGCAAGAAGCTGGCTCTTTACCACGGAAAGGAGATTTCCTAAGCCCTGCTCCCTTGTAACACACGAGTGGTGGCTCCATTGTGTCCAGGAGCAGCCATAGCTCTAGAGGTGGCAGTTGTATGTTGACtgcttctcctccccccccccccccaataacacTCTCCTAATACCACcaggaaatggaaaagggaataTGTTGTAAGTTTGACTTACTCAGATTCTTTGCTCCATAATAATCGTCACTTAACCCAGGGAAGTCCTGATTTCACAGACAgcaaggaaataaaaagagaaaggaggaagagattggaaagagaagatgggggaggggaggaggaagaatacAGAAAGAACCCAGTAAACATTAGTGCTAGGTATGCTGAACCTGCTCAGGTGCCCAGCTCCCCCTCCAGCTGCAGAGCAATAGAAAAAGCATCTTGGGGGCAAGAGAGTCATCTGGCTTCTCCTTTGCACCTTTCCTGTTAGAGGAAGCCCAATGACCAGGCCTGAAATAGGGTGCCCAAAAGGAAAGCCCTTCCCAGAGGGGGCCAGCCTGTGGCAGCTGCTCCATCATGTAAAGCTCCAATCCCTCCATGCATAGAAGACCCATCACAGTGTGGAACAATCTTCTAGCATTGAGACATTCTGGTCATCACTGAAGGTTTCTCACCCCTTTAGAAATAACCACCAAAGGCTGACCTATGATGGATGGAACCCAAAGAATGAACCCAACCCCTAGAGAGTGGGTCCTAGGGTAGCCTCTCCACTGGCTCCCAGAGCCCCCCTGCTGAAATGGGGCTCTGAACACAAAGACACACACTTGGCAGGCTGAGCTTGATAGCCCTTGGACCCCCACCCCTTACACAGAAGGAGATCCACGCTTGCTCAGGCTGAGATTTTCCCGTCCATTTTTGGAGTTGGACCAACCTGCTCTGTTGCTAGAAATGTCTCTGGCCCATAGAGCACTCCTAATTTCAAACCACAGGTGTGGAAACATGTCCCTTCTATCTAGCATGGCATCCCCTTGTCCCCACAGTGCAAGGCAATGGCCCCAAACAGAAGCTGCTCATACAAACCACAAGAGTGTGCCATGTTGGCATAGCCAAGAACTTCCCCGAAGCATTGTGCACAAAGACCCCAAGTCTGGCCTATTCCTAGCAGCCTAGAACTTCAGGAGTTCTTTGCACCCAGAAGAGCCTGCTGGTGATATGAGCCTGGCTTTGGGCCTCTTCTTATAGCCCTAATTTGGTTCTCTCaggaaattctttctttgaaaagatgacatttttctttcctttcgtGTCAGTTGAAGAAACAAAGTGTCCTAAAATGGTGGCCCCATCCTCCACAGAGAAGGGGGGTGGTGGCCATTTTTAATGAGTGTGAAATTTGGAATGAGGATAGGGGAGAAGGGCTCCATGTCTGGGTGCCCCTGAGAAAGTCTTGTCTCCTCTCTTCCTCAGTAGGAGGTGGGTTAATAGAGTAGATGAGAGGTAGTCCTGGATGAGAGGAGGAAAGGTGGAGAGGAAGAAGCTGAGACACCACTAGTGCCTCCTCTCTATTTACCAGACTTTATATGATATGGTTTGAAAAGCGCTCCATCTGCTCTTGCAGAGCCAGCTGCACAGGTGAAGCCAAGACATCCCAACTACccttgtacacacacacacacacacacacctacccctttccagtcttctttttaaaaaaatgaaggaaagaagacacCGGAGTGCTAGATGGTTTGCTCTCCCTACTCAGCTGCTACTTACGTTCCTGGCTGTTGTTCTCCTGGGTCACGTTCTCTTTGCTCTTGTAAAATGGAAACTTTCGAGAGAGGCGAAAACTCTTTTTACGTTTCGTTTTGATCGACTGTGAAAGAACATGAAGATGGCGGGgaaggacaggaaaaaaaaaacagaacaatggATTTTAAAGCATGcaaggaaaattaa
This window harbors:
- the DLG3 gene encoding disks large homolog 3 isoform X1; the protein is MMNSSMSSGSGSLRTSEKRSLYVRALFDYDRTRDSCLPSQGLSFSYGDILHVINASDDEWWQARLVTPHGESEQIGVIPSKKRVEKKERARLKTVKFHARTGMIEANRSIKTKRKKSFRLSRKFPFYKSKENVTQENNSQEQGVTSNTSDSESSSKGQEDTILSYEPVTRQEIHYARPVIILGPMKDRVNDDLISEFPHKFGSCVPHTTRPRRENEVDGQDYHFVVSREQMEKDIQENKFIEAGQFNDNLYGTSIQSVRAVAERGKHCILDVSGNAIKRLQQAQLYPVAVFIKPKSVEALVEMNRRQTYEQANKIFDKALKLEQEFGEYFTAIVQGDSLEEIYNKIKQIIEDQSGHYIWVPSPEKL
- the DLG3 gene encoding disks large homolog 3 isoform X2, which translates into the protein MMNSSMSSGSGSLRTSEKRSLYVRALFDYDRTRDSCLPSQGLSFSYGDILHVINASDDEWWQARLVTPHGESEQIGVIPSKKRVEKKERARLKTVKFHARTGMIEANRSIKTKRKKSFRLSRKFPFYKSKENVTQENNSQEQGQEDTILSYEPVTRQEIHYARPVIILGPMKDRVNDDLISEFPHKFGSCVPHTTRPRRENEVDGQDYHFVVSREQMEKDIQENKFIEAGQFNDNLYGTSIQSVRAVAERGKHCILDVSGNAIKRLQQAQLYPVAVFIKPKSVEALVEMNRRQTYEQANKIFDKALKLEQEFGEYFTAIVQGDSLEEIYNKIKQIIEDQSGHYIWVPSPEKL